The following are from one region of the Candidatus Hydrogenedentota bacterium genome:
- a CDS encoding PIN domain-containing protein has protein sequence MNCVFADTSYYFALANPRDSAHGVAKAFSDEYEGKIYTTEYVLVELGNGMSRQASRSAFVALYDSLILDEQTTIIAGNSDLVERAVRLYGARLDKEWSLVDCTSFVAMQHHGIQESLTTDRHFKQAGFSALLSRT, from the coding sequence GTGAACTGCGTTTTCGCGGACACCTCGTACTACTTCGCGCTAGCCAATCCGAGGGATAGCGCACACGGCGTTGCTAAAGCGTTTAGCGACGAATACGAGGGAAAGATTTACACCACCGAGTATGTTCTCGTCGAGCTAGGGAACGGAATGTCTAGACAGGCGTCAAGGTCGGCATTTGTTGCGCTTTACGACTCGTTGATCCTGGACGAGCAGACAACAATTATCGCTGGAAATAGTGATTTAGTGGAGCGAGCTGTAAGGCTATACGGCGCTAGGCTCGACAAAGAATGGTCACTGGTCGACTGCACGTCGTTCGTTGCTATGCAGCATCACGGTATCCAGGAATCGCTAACAACGGATCGTCACTTCAAGCAAGCCGGATTCAGCGCCCTGCTTTCGCGTACCTAA
- a CDS encoding dienelactone hydrolase family protein has product MSLPGFTEFPFTHNGTDRVVFQKGFGPGVVIMHEIPGITPEVQRFAERVADAGFTVFMPHLFGTPGKAFSNAYAVAQMARACISREFSVLASRGSSPICEWLRALCRHVHEEIGGRGVGALGMCLTGNFALALMVDDAVMAPVLSQPSLPFPLGKDRHAALHLSDDDLCVVKRRAKEGAGVLGLRFTHDPLCPPERFQRLRDELGDGFEGIEIDSSPGNPHGHPRTAHSVLTKDLIDKEGQPTRAALDRVLAFFSERLK; this is encoded by the coding sequence ATGTCACTGCCCGGCTTCACCGAATTCCCTTTCACGCACAATGGCACCGACCGCGTTGTCTTCCAAAAGGGATTCGGCCCGGGTGTCGTGATCATGCACGAAATTCCCGGCATCACGCCGGAAGTGCAACGCTTCGCCGAACGCGTCGCGGACGCGGGGTTCACGGTGTTCATGCCGCACTTGTTCGGCACGCCGGGCAAGGCGTTCTCCAACGCATACGCCGTTGCGCAAATGGCGCGGGCCTGCATCAGCCGCGAGTTTTCGGTGTTGGCGTCGCGCGGGTCGAGTCCGATTTGCGAATGGCTGCGTGCTCTTTGTCGGCACGTCCACGAGGAAATCGGCGGCAGGGGCGTTGGGGCCTTGGGCATGTGTCTTACGGGAAACTTCGCGCTGGCACTGATGGTGGACGACGCCGTGATGGCGCCGGTGTTGAGCCAACCGTCGCTGCCCTTCCCCTTGGGCAAGGACCGCCACGCGGCGCTGCACCTCTCCGACGACGACCTGTGCGTGGTGAAACGCCGTGCGAAGGAAGGCGCCGGGGTCCTCGGCCTCCGTTTCACGCACGATCCACTGTGCCCGCCCGAACGGTTCCAACGCCTGCGCGACGAACTCGGCGACGGCTTTGAGGGAATAGAGATCGATTCGTCGCCGGGTAATCCGCACGGGCATCCACGTACTGCGCATAGCGTGTTGACCAAGGACCTCATCGACAAAGAAGGCCAGCCCACGCGCGCGGCGTTGGATCGCGTGCTCGCGTTCTTCTCCGAACGCCTGAAATAG
- a CDS encoding CDGSH iron-sulfur domain-containing protein: MPEPTIAERKPAVLELEPGSYWWCRCGRSKNQPWCDGSHKGSEFSPVEVTITEKRSYAMCQCKHTGKSPFCDGTHKRLPT, translated from the coding sequence ATGCCGGAACCAACCATTGCCGAACGTAAACCCGCCGTCCTGGAACTCGAGCCCGGATCGTATTGGTGGTGCCGCTGCGGAAGATCGAAGAACCAGCCGTGGTGCGACGGGTCGCACAAAGGGTCCGAGTTCTCGCCGGTGGAAGTGACCATCACCGAAAAGCGCAGCTACGCGATGTGCCAGTGCAAACACACGGGCAAGTCGCCGTTCTGTGACGGAACGCACAAGCGCTTGCCCACGTAA
- a CDS encoding DUF72 domain-containing protein produces the protein MGVCARLCRVCCSADIDVLRTRSAQGRPAGQDCRCAIVEEGSHAPSIRLGTCSWSTSDWVGKVYSAGAKQADYIAEYAQRYDTVEIDSTFYGTPRQSTIDGWRERTPETFTFAAKAPQIITHEKFLVACEREFNDFLKAMDTLGPRLGPIVFQFPYYSKKYNVNESDFLERLAPFVESLPKDGHLFVVEVRNKLWIRKPLLELLGSHGITLALIDHPWMYRSEQLMKVGGILTGPFAYVRLLGDRYGIEKITKTWGEHVIDRKPDLERWATVMKSILGQRLNVFGYVNSHYSGYAPGDVDTLYQLLGAARA, from the coding sequence ATGGGTGTTTGTGCTCGGCTTTGCCGTGTTTGCTGTTCGGCCGATATTGATGTACTTCGGACCCGATCGGCCCAAGGGCGGCCAGCCGGGCAAGACTGCAGGTGCGCCATCGTAGAAGAAGGTTCGCACGCACCTTCCATACGCCTTGGAACGTGCAGTTGGAGCACGTCCGACTGGGTCGGTAAGGTCTATTCTGCCGGCGCGAAGCAGGCGGACTACATCGCCGAGTACGCGCAACGTTATGACACCGTCGAGATCGATTCGACGTTTTACGGTACGCCCCGCCAGTCTACGATCGATGGATGGCGCGAGCGCACGCCGGAAACCTTCACGTTCGCCGCGAAGGCCCCGCAGATCATTACGCACGAAAAATTCCTCGTCGCGTGCGAACGCGAATTCAACGATTTCCTCAAGGCAATGGACACACTCGGACCAAGACTCGGCCCAATTGTATTTCAGTTCCCGTACTACTCGAAGAAATACAATGTCAACGAATCGGACTTCCTTGAGCGGCTGGCGCCGTTCGTCGAGTCGCTGCCGAAGGACGGGCACCTATTCGTGGTTGAAGTGCGCAATAAGTTGTGGATTCGCAAGCCGCTTCTCGAACTGTTGGGATCTCACGGAATCACGCTCGCCCTAATCGATCATCCGTGGATGTACCGGTCGGAGCAACTCATGAAAGTCGGCGGCATACTTACCGGGCCGTTCGCGTACGTCCGGCTGCTGGGCGATCGGTATGGCATTGAGAAGATCACGAAGACCTGGGGAGAGCACGTAATCGATCGCAAGCCCGACCTCGAACGGTGGGCAACCGTGATGAAATCGATCCTGGGGCAACGGTTGAACGTGTTCGGCTACGTCAACAGCCATTATTCGGGCTACGCCCCGGGCGATGTCGACACCCTGTACCAACTGCTGGGTGCCGCGCGCGCGTAG
- a CDS encoding glycosyltransferase family 39 protein, translating to MSIESEPRENAQPLPNAGLITVLQRIGIIGSGLLLFVSILVSATKPNALGGIVGINGVWIYSVAVAFFAIQYTWLRSSGFSARKDTVSPATRWARFGFLCIFLVCVNTFVSSARGLMHWGIVAGHDEPQYYAYLHSWVFDHDVNFENELKRIPGAWQLMSEAHQERPEYNVAPIGTPIVWMPFYLAAHVVLLVLRALGENVPADGISTPYAFACAFGSSVCVWLGMIMVHASLKRWFSELASFLATVLLWVASPIIWYQTDQPWMSHAASFFAASLVFWIWVRGQEEKGMTNWLALGAAIGLAMLVRPTHAVLVILPIADLVRDAKDRSALLRSVRGFASMTAIGFVVYMLQLAVWYVRYDWATRGINTPPGSPMAWTRPAILEVLFSAHHGLFAWHPVLLAGFVGLIAFWKRTRHVAVCSALVLAAYVYSNAAIDAWHAGGSFGMRRFVGVLPFMAPGIAAFGVWCVRFCRKHYLVPVTAAVLIAFLYNFLLIVQSRSGWTPFGRPVSFQQVWSASATIFHDMFGNPFSYPASLLFAAKYDVSPSQYDVMGGVPFSPDIDVQGPALRPFLGAGWQTDYAYAYRHKGAFVAQSQHNELLLYMHKGHAYDLKLALSLPTQMNEPQDVAFSLNGKNLGKATLETEAKSELSLFVPGDITIEGTNVLSVDLASVQPTFRTGSRGEGGGHGLELPTRKPYMAAAFIWRLAVATHYDTPQDKQSTEQPVEDGRFDETKRDNTR from the coding sequence ATGTCCATTGAATCCGAGCCGAGAGAAAACGCTCAACCCCTGCCCAACGCGGGATTGATCACCGTGTTACAGCGCATCGGCATAATTGGCTCCGGGCTCCTTCTCTTCGTGTCGATCCTCGTTTCCGCCACAAAACCGAATGCACTCGGCGGCATCGTGGGTATCAACGGCGTCTGGATTTACAGCGTCGCTGTTGCATTCTTCGCAATCCAATATACCTGGCTGCGCTCGTCGGGATTCAGCGCGAGAAAGGACACCGTCTCCCCCGCGACGCGCTGGGCGCGGTTCGGGTTTCTGTGCATATTTCTTGTCTGCGTGAACACGTTCGTTTCCAGCGCGCGCGGACTCATGCATTGGGGCATCGTTGCCGGACACGACGAGCCGCAGTACTACGCGTACCTGCATTCGTGGGTCTTCGATCACGACGTAAACTTCGAGAACGAACTGAAACGAATTCCCGGCGCCTGGCAGTTGATGAGCGAGGCGCACCAGGAACGACCCGAGTATAACGTTGCCCCCATCGGCACCCCGATCGTCTGGATGCCATTCTACCTCGCCGCGCACGTTGTGCTACTGGTGCTGCGCGCGTTGGGCGAAAACGTGCCGGCGGACGGCATCTCGACGCCGTATGCGTTCGCATGCGCGTTCGGCAGCAGCGTGTGCGTGTGGCTTGGCATGATTATGGTCCATGCCTCGTTGAAACGATGGTTCTCGGAGCTAGCATCGTTCCTCGCGACAGTCCTGTTGTGGGTTGCGTCGCCGATCATCTGGTACCAGACTGATCAACCGTGGATGTCGCACGCCGCATCATTCTTTGCGGCGTCGCTCGTGTTCTGGATTTGGGTGCGCGGCCAGGAAGAAAAGGGGATGACCAATTGGCTCGCGCTTGGCGCGGCCATCGGCCTTGCGATGCTGGTGCGCCCCACTCACGCCGTGCTCGTAATCCTGCCAATCGCCGATCTGGTGCGCGACGCGAAGGACCGTTCTGCGCTGCTTCGATCGGTTCGAGGCTTCGCTTCGATGACTGCGATTGGCTTTGTCGTTTACATGCTGCAACTTGCGGTCTGGTATGTCCGCTACGACTGGGCCACGCGAGGCATCAACACTCCGCCCGGAAGTCCGATGGCGTGGACGCGTCCCGCCATCCTCGAAGTACTGTTCTCCGCGCACCACGGGCTCTTCGCGTGGCATCCAGTGCTGCTCGCGGGTTTCGTCGGACTCATCGCATTCTGGAAACGCACGCGCCACGTAGCCGTCTGTTCCGCGCTCGTACTCGCGGCTTACGTCTACTCGAATGCCGCGATCGACGCGTGGCACGCCGGCGGCTCCTTCGGCATGCGGCGGTTCGTGGGCGTGCTCCCGTTCATGGCGCCGGGCATAGCTGCGTTCGGCGTGTGGTGCGTGCGCTTCTGCCGCAAGCATTACCTGGTCCCCGTCACGGCGGCCGTGTTGATCGCCTTCCTATATAACTTCCTGCTCATCGTTCAGTCGCGGTCCGGCTGGACGCCGTTCGGCCGTCCGGTTTCCTTTCAGCAGGTGTGGAGCGCCTCGGCGACGATCTTCCACGACATGTTTGGCAATCCGTTTTCGTATCCTGCCAGTTTGTTGTTTGCGGCGAAGTACGACGTGTCGCCATCGCAATACGACGTGATGGGCGGCGTTCCGTTCTCGCCGGATATCGACGTGCAGGGTCCGGCGTTGCGTCCGTTCCTCGGCGCCGGATGGCAGACGGACTATGCGTATGCCTACCGCCACAAGGGCGCGTTCGTGGCGCAATCGCAGCACAACGAGTTGCTCCTCTACATGCACAAAGGACATGCCTACGACCTGAAACTCGCGCTGTCGTTGCCAACGCAAATGAACGAACCACAAGACGTAGCGTTCTCATTGAACGGAAAGAACCTTGGAAAGGCGACGCTCGAGACCGAGGCCAAATCAGAATTGAGTCTGTTCGTGCCGGGCGACATCACCATCGAGGGAACTAACGTGCTTTCAGTCGATCTCGCAAGTGTGCAACCCACATTCCGTACGGGTTCGCGAGGCGAAGGTGGCGGGCACGGGCTTGAATTGCCGACGCGCAAACCCTACATGGCCGCGGCGTTTATATGGCGGCTGGCCGTTGCCACGCATTACGACACGCCGCAAGACAAACAATCGACGGAGCAGCCGGTTGAGGACGGCCGGTTTGACGAGACAAAACGAGATAATACGAGATGA